Proteins encoded in a region of the Phaenicophaeus curvirostris isolate KB17595 chromosome 20, BPBGC_Pcur_1.0, whole genome shotgun sequence genome:
- the LOC138729280 gene encoding carboxyl-terminal PDZ ligand of neuronal nitric oxide synthase protein-like, protein MPVRSRYNLVDDGCDSRVPLHNEEAFQHGIHFQAKYIGSLDVPRPNSRVEIVAAMRRIRYEFKAKNIKKKKVSIIVSVDGVKVILRKKQKRKEWTWDESKMVVMHDPVYRIFYVSHDSQDLKIFSYIARDGANNSFRCNVFKSKKKSQAMRVVRTVGQAFEVCHKLSLQHALHNADGQADGASDKSAEEQPLEVHQIKGSKITDVDEVGIDSDGICMSERGTGELPTARGELGVLKPGQASKDKSCQDAENCSLRLAGSQQLLSPGSPCSSASITPLASQHCLQLLQQQLLQQQQQTQVAVAQVQLLKDQLAAETAARVEAQARVRQLLLTNRDLLQHVSLLVRQLSALEAREQHRQPVDRSLQNLSLAQSLSLNLKNHYSLDVHLPSTSSPASILGSPVAPGSLPALAAGDSYLNLVTLERGSHHYGSKDGDECLAVLEGQEGLSRRVEGSEISEFALLNGSSRQKVDDTDRGNEDRRPQPIPKLNPPPPILRKRSSKTSPSLEVEVKPESAAHMNLPSTSVSNLTSIAASSLTLLDSEARTPVRSAAPSAEPGPAGTGQRALGKDRTGESTQMSPLASSCDPAAHEALAALASPTDSSLPLSSADDTCLHISFSEDELLEPELDAAGGTSRVLT, encoded by the exons taTGAATTCAAAGCCAAGAATattaagaagaagaaagtgaGCATCATTGTGTCCGTGGACGGGGTGAAGGTGATTCTGCGCAAGAAGCAGAAG AGAAAGGAGTGGACCTGGGATGAGAGCAAGATGGTGGTGATGCACGATCCCGTGTACAG AATCTTCTACGTATCTCACGACTCGCAAGACCTGAAAATATTTAGTTACATCGCAAGGGACGGCGCGAACAACTCCTTCAGGTGCAACGTCTTCAAATCGAAAAAGAAG AGCCAGGCGATGCGGGTGGTGCGCACGGTGGGACAGGCCTTCGAGGTGTGCCACAAGCTGAGCCTGCAGCACGCCCTGCACAACGCCGATGGGCAGGCGGATGGGGCCAGCGACAAGTCGGCCGAGGAGCAGCCACTGGAAG TTCACCAGATAAAGGGCTCCAAGATCACAGACGTGGACGAGGTTGGCATTGACTCTGACGGCATCTGCATGTCCGAGAGGGGAACTGGAGAGCTGCCCACTGCCAGGGGGGAGCTTGGCGTGCTGAAACCTGGGCAAGCCTCAAAGGATAAGAGCTGCCAG GATGCCGAGAACTGCTCTCTCCGCCTGGCCggctcccagcagctgctcagcCCCGGCAGCCCCTGCTCCTCGGCCTCCATCACCCCGCTGGCCTCCCAGCActgcctccagctgctccagcagcagctcctccagcagcagcagcagacgCAGGTGGCCGTGGCCCAG GTGCAGCTGCTCAAGGACCAACTGGCGGCCGAGACGGCGGCGCGGGTGGAGGCGCAGGCCCGGGTGCggcagctgctgctgaccaACCGCGACCTCCTGCAGCACGTGTCCCTGCTCGTGCGGCAGCTCTCCGCCCTGGAAGCCCGCGAGCAGCACCGGCAGCCGG TTGACCGCTCCTTGCAAAACCTGTCCCTGGCTCAGTCCCTCTCCCTGAACCTGAAGAACCACTACAGCCTGGACGTCCACCTCCCGTCCACCTCCAGCCCCGCCAGCATCCTGGGCAGCCCAGTGGCCCCCGGCTCGCTGCCCGCTCTGGCTGCCGGGGACTCCTACCTCAACCTCGTCACCCTGGAgaggggcagccaccactacgGCAGCAAGGACGGGGACGAGTGCCTGGCGGTgctggaggggcaggaggggctcAGCCGGCGCGTGGAGGGCTCGGAGATCAGCGAGTTCGCTCTGCTCAACGGGAGCAGCCGGCAGAAGGTGGACGATACTGACCGAGGGAATGAGGACAG gcGGCCGCAGCCCATTCCCAAGCTCAACCCGCCACCCCCCATCCTGCGCAAAAGGTCAAGCAAGACGTCCCCGAGCCTGGAAGTGGAGGTGAAGCCCGAGAGCGCTGCCCACATGAACCTGCCCAGCACCAGCGTCTCCAACCTCACCAGCATCgctgccagctccctcacccTGTTGGACTCGGAGGCGAGGACTCCTGTGCGGAGCGCTGCCCCCAGCGCAGAGCCCGGCCCTGCTGGCACCGGCCAGCGCGCCCTGGGCAAGGACAGGACTGGAGAGAGCACGCAGATGTCCCCCCTGGCCAGCAGCTGTGACCCTGCAGCCCACGAGGCCCTGGCTGCCCTGGCCAGCCCCACGGACAGCTCGCTGCCCCTCTCCTCTGCAGACGACACCTGCTTGCACATCAGCTTCTCGGAAGATGAGCTGCTTGAACCAGAGCTGGATGCTGCTGGGGGCACCAGCAGGGTCCTCACTTAG
- the NDUFA8 gene encoding NADH dehydrogenase [ubiquinone] 1 alpha subcomplex subunit 8, protein MRGAAPAPRGAQGEAAGAMPGSLQVPSLEELDVPEVRVSSAVLKAAAHHYGAQCDRPNKEFMLCRWEEKDPRRCLREGRQVNQCALDFFRKIKAHCAEPFTEYWTCIDYTNMQQLRRCRKQQAVFDDCVLEKLGWVRPDLGQLSKVTKVKTDRPLPENPYHSRGRPEPNPPIEGELKPSPYGSRLFFWSW, encoded by the exons ATGCGCGGTGCCGCCCCCGCGCCGAGGGGAGCTCAAGGAGAGGCGGCGGGCGCCATGCCCGGCTCGCTGCAGGTGCCCTCCCTGGAGGAGCTCGATGTGCCGGAG GTGCGAGTCAGCTCGGCCGTGCTGAAGGCCGCGGCCCACCACTACGGCGCGCAGTGCGACCGGCCCAACAAGGAGTTCATGCTGTGCcgctgggaggagaaggacccgCGCAGGTGCTTGCGGGAGGGACGGCAGGTCAACCAGTGCGCCCTCGACTTCTTCAG GAAGATCAAGGCACACTGTGCGGAGCCGTTTACCGAGTACTGGACGTGCATTGACTATACCAACATGCAACAGCTGCGTCGATGCCGGAAGCAGCAGGCAGTGTTTGATGACTGTGTGCTAGAGAAGCTGGGTTGGGTGAGACCTGATCTGGGACAGCTCTCTAAG GTCACGAAAGTGAAGACAGACCGTCCTCTGCCGGAGAACCCCTACCACTCTAGAGGTAGGCCAGAGCCCAATCCACCCATTGAAGGAGAGCTGAAGCCTTCTCCTTATGGCAGTAGGCTCTTCTTCTGGTCCTGGTAA
- the MORN5 gene encoding MORN repeat-containing protein 5 isoform X3, giving the protein MAEAGAVQAAVQAAGGRYRGALLRGRMEGQGSYVLPTGTEYRGALRDGLMEGEGELLFPGGGRFRAVWHRGLPAQGKYTFADGLEYRDEKWHYCDGYDRRFYTEICFGLKPAGTSQLTNLDPPRKIPEGCYDCGDGFYNPETRVIVDYKLRFLRNADYYKWH; this is encoded by the exons ATGGCGGAGGCCGGGGCGGTGCAGGCCGCGGTGCAGGCCGCGGGCGGGCGGTACCGCGGGGCCCTGCTGCGCGGGAG GATGGAGGGTCAGGGCTCGTACGTGCTGCCCACGGGCACCGAGTACCGCGGCGCGCTGCGGGACGGCCTGATGGAGGGCGAGGGCGAGCTGCTGTTCCCCGGCGGCGGCAGGTTCCGTGCAGTCTGGCACCGCGGGCTGCCCGCACAG GGGAAATACACGTTTGCAGATGGTCTCGAGTACAGAGATGAAAAATGGCATTACTGCGATGGCTATGACAGAAGATTTTATACAGAAATCTGTTTTGGTCTTAAACCAGCAG gcaCTTCTCAGCTTACAAATCTAGATCCTCCCAGGAAAATCCCGGAAGGATGTTATGACTGTGGTGATGGATTCTATAACCCTGAAACCAGAGTTATTGTTGACTACAAACTCAGGTTTCTGAGAAACGCAG ATTATTACAAATGGCATTGA
- the MORN5 gene encoding MORN repeat-containing protein 5 isoform X2, producing MAEAGAVQAAVQAAGGRYRGALLRGRMEGQGSYVLPTGTEYRGALRDGLMEGEGELLFPGGGRFRAVWHRGLPAQGKYTFADGLEYRDEKWHYCDGYDRRFYTEICFGLKPAGTSQLTNLDPPRKIPEGCYDCGDGFYNPETRVIVDYKLRFLRNAEIGLLAPL from the exons ATGGCGGAGGCCGGGGCGGTGCAGGCCGCGGTGCAGGCCGCGGGCGGGCGGTACCGCGGGGCCCTGCTGCGCGGGAG GATGGAGGGTCAGGGCTCGTACGTGCTGCCCACGGGCACCGAGTACCGCGGCGCGCTGCGGGACGGCCTGATGGAGGGCGAGGGCGAGCTGCTGTTCCCCGGCGGCGGCAGGTTCCGTGCAGTCTGGCACCGCGGGCTGCCCGCACAG GGGAAATACACGTTTGCAGATGGTCTCGAGTACAGAGATGAAAAATGGCATTACTGCGATGGCTATGACAGAAGATTTTATACAGAAATCTGTTTTGGTCTTAAACCAGCAG gcaCTTCTCAGCTTACAAATCTAGATCCTCCCAGGAAAATCCCGGAAGGATGTTATGACTGTGGTGATGGATTCTATAACCCTGAAACCAGAGTTATTGTTGACTACAAACTCAGGTTTCTGAGAAACGCAG aaatAGGACTCCTGGCACCTTTGTGA